The genomic DNA gACTGCTTTTCTAACTTTTGTCCCACTCATACAACCAAACTGCATATCTGTGATGCAATCATGAGGATAATTACTAGTTGGAGAGAAATCATGAGCACAATTACTAGTTGGAGAGAAATGGTATAAATAAGAAACAAGATAACAGGGATTGaaattgcaaaaaaatattaattacCACTTGGGAATCATGTGCAGCATGAGGTTTGTAAGTGACAACTTTCTTAAACTTCAATTCATCAGTGATCCTTATCTGTTCAACAGGTTTTCCTCTTAATATAATTCGGAAATTATCAAACTTCTTGAGGTAAAGGATGGAGGTATAAGCCTGCGCAAGGAGAAACATGTTACCATCCAGTAATAAAGATGGAAAAAATCCAgaactagaaaaaaaaacaacataCTCGCAATGAAAATCTGAGTCTGTGGGATATATGTTGCTGAACAATTTCTTTCTGGCCCTTTGAGGCTCCCCCACTTGCACTACCTTGATCTCTAAGCAATATGTCCTGAAAAATTGGCATCAGAAGATAAGGATATGAATAACCCAGTGTTCAAAACAAGCAGGGGGGGTAATAAAAGTAGAACAGAAAAGTGgctatgcaatgcaagaaccaTAGTTTAAAATCAATGTCGATTTCGTGATTCTCATGTGTGACATTTTTTAAAGAGGAATTTCACTTGAGGCCCCTAAACTTGTGCGATCAATGATCATCTCACCTAGCCCTCTGAACTTTTGATTTACTATCTGAGCCCTTGAACTTGCATAGTTATCACACCTGACACCTGGCTCCCAAACAATGCTCTCACCACCCCCTTAAACATGTGTGATAGTCTTGCCTAAGCCACTTTACTTCCATTTGGGGCGTCAAGTCAGACAAAGACAATGGTGCAAGTTCAAGGGGGCAGAGAAGTAAACTGCATGTTTTGGGTGCTATAAACTGCAAGTTTAGCGACCTACATGTGCAACACAAAGAGAAACTAAATGCTTTTGCATTTGAACCCAGACTCCTACAGCAAAAATTAGTTTCCTTAGAGAACATAGTTCACCAAGTAAATATATTAACCCCAGGACAATTATAGTTACTTTTTACAGGGCTATAGCAAATTAGACCAAGTAAAACTAGATATCTTCCCCTATAGCAAATTTTAGAATTATATTTGACATGTCTAATCTGGCTAATTTCTGTTACAGGCCTCCTGTGTGCAAATAAAATACAACCAAGAAAGAATACAATAACATGTGTTGCAGTTGTTGCTGCCTAAAGGCACCTGACCAAAACAATATGCAGAGCCATTGTATACTTGCAATCAAAAATTATATGAACACTCACCTCATCGTCATCCTCGAAGTCAAGTTCCAAAAGGCCATCATCATTCATCCACAAATTATACACTAACACTTTAGTTCCATGGCTACCAACATCCTGAAACTGAATGCATATATGAACACTGTCAATATACAAGTATACAGAAAAAGTTGCTTATCAGCAAGAACGAAACTGATGCTGAACTTGCTTATTGAATAgcctcagaaaaataagagaacAAGTTTAGCTTGTCATAAAGAATTGCTACCACATAGAGCAGGCATGCCACATAGGAAATAGCACTGATGAAAAAACAAGCCTGATAAGAGAACCAGTTTAGCTTGTCATAAAGAATTGCTACCACATAGAGCATTGCTGCATGCCACATAGGAAATAGCACTGATGAAAAAACAAGCCTGGGCGCCACTTTGGGAGAGAACAAAAGAAATTCCGAGTGAGGGCACAAGAAGAGATAACAAAAAACATACACCCACTtcgcaaaataaataaataaataagtaaataaactGTATTCCTCAATGTCAATATGTCACAGTGGTGCTACCCCTAGATGTATCATCCAGTAAAATGATTCGTTGTAGGTTGCTTTGGTTCTAAATTTGATATTTGATGTGCATGAAATCCCTCTGTTTCACAACAGGAGGCTAGAGGATTGTGATGCTGCTTATATGACTACAATAAGCCTGGTTAATATATCAGGCAGTCCTAACCAACTGATATGATAAATTTAATATAACCTGCTTAATTAAGGTTACATTCATATATCCAATTCTTGTTCAAGGAGATTAATTTGTGAAAGCAAGTAACTCCACTCACAATTAATAAAGAACCAATAGCATCGTATATGGACCACTAAAGTTGGCTTTTGTGGATGAAAAAGTTACAAAGTTGTCTAGAACTGTAGGATCGTACAACTTAAATAACTACGATTCTGATGAGTGTCATCAGCTGATCCAGAGTACAACTCAATTTTACAGGGTCCTGCAGAGTCGCATAGCAGAAGCACTTGATCATAATTGGGATAAACATAGCTCCATCCAAAATATATTAGCTACTTTCTAGTGCAGGACCACAGTTACTCATTTGTGAAAAAGACCAGTACTTGGATTCAGATTGATTAAATGCCTGGAACGAATATGCCTCACCTGCTGCAGAAGTTCTTCCTTTGAAGAAAAAGGAGACCAATCAAGTATTATCTTCAAGCTACTATCCCAATCACCCTGTGAACCATACACCAAAGGTACAATGTCCCCATCTTGGAGTTTAAAATCGAGCTGCAACAGTAATGGAAAATGTAAGACCCCGACAGACAAATAACATTGCTTGAAACATATACCGTTTGAAAATTTCACATACCATTGGGACAACTATGTCATCCTTCATTGTTCTCCTCAAAAAAGTGTAAGAGAGCAAACCTATACTCAATGTAACATTACTGCAGGAGAACAGACTATGTGAAATCATTAATAATTACAGAATAGATTCAGAAGTGCCATGAATCGTACAAAAAATCAATTCCAAATTTTCTTAAGAACATTTACCTTCCACGGATTGCATGAGTAAAAACAATCGCATCTGCACCAAGTCTCATTGTGCTTGTCTTAAAGCCATTTCCATCTGTGCAGTAGAAAAAGGTAAGAAAGTAATGATAGATAGGAGTAACAGGAGCTTTTTTTTTACACAGAACTACAGAGCAGCTAGATATAACAACAAAAATTATACAAGTGGCTTGAACTAAAAAAATCAGCAGCAGCTAGGGCATAGCAGCCTTTTCTTTCAATGTAAGGTGTTAGATGTCTATAAGTTTCAGCAAACAAGATCTATTTGTTTGAGATTTGAATTATGCAACAAAATCGCAACTCGATGGAAGATGTTGTTTAATACGGAAGTGTTTTCATGTAGTCTAGGTCATAAATCATCAAGTTTAAACAAAATAATACATACACTGGCCAATAGTGTTCTTAGATTTCTTGGTTGAGAATCCTAAACTCATGCATCGACGAACACCTTCAGGATCCATACCTCCTCCATTATCTGTGAAACTCCCATGTTAGCAGAAATTACTATAGGAAAGACTCTAATCTACCCCATCCTGTCCAACTGATTATATTCCacttataaaaaactaattgtattcCAACAACAAACTTTATACtggattttgattttttttttagtaCCTTGGAAAACTAGCATTGGGCTATTGTCTTTCGAATTGATGCTTTTATCCACTTTTATGAACGTTGCACCATTGTTTATCTGAGACAATGTCAAAAAATAGTTACTGCCATCGCAACATATACCAATAACAAACTGAGAAAATTCAGCTAGTTTTGAGCGAAATGTATTTTTTCAGAAGATACTACAAACCTCATCCACTGCATTGTCAAGAAGTTCAGCTATAGCTGCAACAGAAACAAGAAGAAACAAACTGTAAGGGAATATTGACAGGTCACACAGATATCCCGAACAGAAAAGATAAAGAATGCCATCTCTGAATCATCTAGCTGTAACTATTTTTCCAATAGAACACCATTTGGGATGAATCTGTTACGGGAAGTTGCTGAATTGCCAGAACTCTTAGAAGTGCTAAATTGCCATTTATGGAAAAGAAAACTAGAGCACAATTTGCATCGGATCTATTAGTTCCAGCATGATCATTACACATTGGATTATGAATAAGTTCTACACTCAGCGGAAGTCACAAAAAAGCTTTGTACATAATATAATCAGGCACAATTACACAAAACAAGAAACACTGCAGTGTTTCCCTAACGCATTCCCATCGATCAGGGGACTACTCTTCACCCTAACAAACTTACGTTTATCTCATTTGGCACAACAGACTCATCAAATAATATAAGTACCAAAGTTACATAATCAGCTAAAAATTTCTTCCATCAAGATCAACTACGATTGCTGTGTGCAGCAGCAACAGTGCCATACCAACATCAATCAGGGGATGAGTCTTTCAGTTGCATAATATTCTCCCCCTCGACCTAACAATAATAAGAATGAAACCCTATACTGTAGAACCGACGCCCTGGATTCCCACTTCAACACCACAGCAGCAATACCCAAAGAATCATGGAACAGGCTAGAGAAACAGCGTTGTGTCACCAACCTCCGAAAGCCCACTTGTGGGAAGTCGCGTTGGTGTGGAGGAACTTAGGGTGCACGCGGGCGCGGTCGAAGTCCCCTGTCTCTAGGGCATCTGACACCAAAAAACAACACCATGAGCAAGCAGCAACACGAAAAGGATGGCGAATTCGATGAAGAGAGAGGAACCTTGGAACTcgtgggagggggcggcgggggcCTCGTACGCGCCGGCCTTCCAGAAACTGCGGCAATCAAGGACTcgaccccctccgccgccgcttgaGCCGCCGGTCATAGCTACCGGCATTGGTACTACCTGCAGGCCCTTGCAAGTTAGGGTTAGCACATAGCAAGTAGGCCTGGGCACCCAGATAATTCGGGAAAATCGGGTCGGGTAATTAAAAATTCTGGTAATGAGAATCGCTACCCGAAATCCACCCGAAAAAGAGGGACGTGAGGCGCGGAgggccgccggctgccgcgctGGGCGAGGGGCAAGGCcgcgagcggcgggcggccgcgcgGTAGGCCGagggcggcgagccggcgagggcACGGCTCGTCAACCAGTGGCAGTGCGCGGGCTGCCGGGCGGCGAGCATGAGGGGCGCAGCGTGGAGGCCACCTACGGGCGGCGGTGCGTTGGCCGCTCGGGGAGCCTGCTCGGGCGGCGGATGGCGGCTTGGGTGGGGACTCGTACCGTATGTGGTTGAAGAGCGGGACGAGCCAGGTCTGAGGGGACCCTCCCCGCGGTTGTTTGGACGGATGAGTAAAGAGTTGGGTTGGCTCTAGAGGGAAATATTCTCTCCAGATGCGGGTTCACCCCATTCCTTAGAAAATGGCGGACGGAGTGAACCCACTCCCGTCCGTGAGCTCCGTCAGcacccgccgtccgccgcctcctgccgcgcagcccgccgcctccaccgcctcatgccgcgccgcccgctgccgaATCGCCTCcgacccgcgccgcccgtcctcgtcgcccgcggccgcctccgacccgcgccgcccgtcctcgTCGCCCGCGGCGGCTCGCGCCCGCTGGCGGAGTGCGTCCGCGGCGGCTCGCGCCCGCTGGcggtgtgtttggttgcgggaTCAGTGGGTTGGGTTGGCTCCAACTCTTATTTTGAGAACGGAGCCAACCTATCCATTGTTTGGTTGTAGATCTGATTTTGGGATGTAGTCAAACCATCACATGTTTGGTTGAGGGAATTGGAATACGGGTTGGATGGCAACACTAACTCTGttagtgggccccacatgtcagactcctctctctccatctcctctctctccactcgcctcgtcccgccgccgccggcgcgccccgtcccgccgccgccggccacctcgcccccccccccccccggtagCGCCTCCTCACCCCATCGCCCGGACCACGCCACCGCCACCGGATCCGCGCGCACCGGCCCTGCTCCTCCCgcaggcgagctccgccgccgccggcctcggccGCCACGGACGCGCTCCGCccgcgagccggctcgagccgccgcgggcgcgggcagcCGCGGGCGAGCTCGGCCGCCACGGACGCACTCCGCCCGCGGGCGCGAGCAGCCGCGGGCGAcgaggacgggcggcgcgggtcggaggcggccgcgggcgacgaggacgggcggcgcgggtcggaggcgattcggcggcgggcggcgcggcatgAGGCGGTggggacggcgggcggcgggtgcTGACGGAGCTCACGGACGGGAGTGGGTTCACTCGGTCCGCCATTTTCTGAGGAACGGGGTGAACCCGCATCTGGAGGGAATATTCCCCTCTAGCGCCAACCCAACCCTCTACTCATCCATCCAAACAACTGCCGGGACGGGTCCGCTCCGACCTGGCTCGTCCCGCTCTTCAACCAAACATACGGGTAAGGACTTGTTAATTTTAGAGTCTTTGCCAAGTACTCGTGAGTCGTGACCACcatattcatgaaaaataaatttgCATGTCTATACCTTCACGTTTAGTTTTGTTTACCCCTATACTTTTCTGGACGAAATAAGCTTTAACGGAGACTAATAGAGTTAGGAAAAGACAATTTTGCTCTTATATAAAGGAGGTGTTTTCCTCATGAGCTTTTTTAACctgtatattttttttgtaaactTGATGTTAACCTGTATATCTTTGTGATTATTTAAATAGTTGGAGGTGCTGGAAGGGCGCAGTCCGCCTGTGTAgcctttttcttttaattttagctataataaaactaaaaaaaactttagaaaaaaataaaccCGGAAGTCTAATCTAAAAGGCCCGTGtaataaaatagtaaaaaaatagTACTCCTTCCATCCCGTGTGCAATTCtaagattaaaaaaaacaaaatgtgCAATCCTAGCAATAGCTACCTGCCTTAAACTTTCAAATGTATTTTAAATAAAGAATAACCAATCCGGCCTCTATGACAAGACATACACAGCCAAAGAAACAAAGTTTGCAAAAAACTAAAAAGGGCACACTAGTCTCTAAAAAGATACAGAACTATTAGAAGCGATAGACATGCTTCCACCCTCCTTTTACTAAATCAAGAGCAACTGTCTCAAGAAGTCTGCTCAAGCTGGAGAAAATGTCCTTGGCGTGCTCCTCATGCTGTAGCTGAGCCCAGAAACGAAATCAATATGTTCCCCTGAAGATGACCTGCAAAATCGAGTTAACTTTgattttgttaaaaataatatcattgcGACATCTCCAAATCGCCCAACAAACAGCAGCAACCCCCGCCCAGATGATATTCCTAATCTTTTTAGATTGATTAGAAAGCCAAGAATTAAATATATGACGAATTGATCTAGATGGCGTTAAACCAGTAGCATAAAAGATAATCCTCCAAACCATTCTTGCATATGGACAAAGCAGGAAAAGATGTTCTATAGTTTCATTACTATTACATCCACATCACTTTTGGCTTCCTGCCCAGTTCTTCTTAGCAAGATTGTCTTTAGTTAATAGTATCCCCCTTTGAAGAAACCAGAGGAAAATCTTAATCTTTAGAGAAATCTTCAATTTCCAGATCAGCTTATGTCTAAAAGTCGGCTGTGTATCTAAACAGTGCAGATACAAAGATCGAACAGTAAAAGTCCCTGATTTGGTCAAATTCCATTTAAACATATCCGACCCACCCACCAGTTGAATATGCACGATCTGAGCTAGAAGGTTTTGCCATTCCACTATGTTACCCACCAACGCCCTCCTAAAATATAAATTGAGAGGCCTTGTAGCCAAAACACTGGCCACAGTCGCATGAGGATGCCTCACAACCTTGTAAAGTGATGGGTATTTATCTTTGAATGGCATTTGCCCTTCCCATACATCGTCCCAGAACCTAGTTTTGCTCCCGTCTTTAATTGTAAAGGAGCCCGTCTTTAATTGTAAAGGAGCCTTTGGCAAGAACCTCATCTTTGATCTTCAAAAGACCTCTCCAGAAATGAGAGTCATAAGGCTTTGCCTGCACCTGCGTGAGAGATTTTGATCCTAGATATTTGTTCGTTAGTATGGTTTGCCATATACCATTAGTATTAAGCAAATTAACTAACCATTttgccaacaagcatttatTCTGCAGCTACAGATTTAAGATACCAAGTCCCCCTTGATCTTTAGGGCGATATAAAATGTCATATTTGGCAAGTCGATACTTGTGCTTATTGGAAGAATCTTGCCAAAAAAATCTCGATCTAAAATGGTCTAAGATTTTTTAGTACACATTTTAGGATTTCAAAAAAAGACATCATAAACATGGGTAGGCTACTAAGTACCGAATTTAACAAAACCAAACGACCCCCATAAGATAGGTACTTAGCTTTCCAACAAGAGAGTTTTTTCTCAAAACGTTCTTCAACTTTTCGCCATTCAGAATTTAGTAGCTTTCTATGATGCATAGGAATTCCCAAATATCTAAAAGGGTATTTCCGGCATGTCCTGCATCTCTTTAGCTACTCCGTAGTAGAAAATTTCACTCTTGTGGAGGTTGATCTTTAACCCGGATAACTGTTCAAAAGCACAAAGTAATAGTTTAAGATTCTTAGCTTGTTCGAAGTCATGATCAATAAAGATGATGGTGTCATCGGCATACTGTAAGATAGACAAACCATCATTCAAAAGGTTAGGTATAACACCTCTTATTTGACCATCGTCTTTTGCCCTCTTAATGATGAGAGCCAGCATATCCGCAACAATGTTAAATAAAATGGGTGACATAGGATCTCCTTGACGGAGctctctcttagtttggaaGTATGGACCAATTTCGTCATTGACTTTGATCCCCACACTTTCGCCAGAAATCATCCCTTCAACCCATCTACACCACTTAGGAGAAAACCCTTTCATGCGTAGCGTTTGTTGAAGGAAAGACCATTTTACTTTGTCATAGGCCTTTTCAAAGTCAATTTTGAAAATGACCCCATTCTGTTTTTTGTATGCATTTCATGGATAGTTTCATGTAAAATGACTACTCCTTCCATGATATTTCTGCCTGGCAAGAAGGCAGTCTGCATAGGACCCACTACTGTTTGGGCAATATTGTTCAATCTATTCGTAGCAACTTTAGTAAAAATTTTAAAGCTAACATTAAGGACGCAAATGGGTCTATATTGTTGAATTTTCGTTGCCTCCTAAATTTTTGGAATTAGCGTAATGATTCCAAAGTTCAGACTGAAGAGGTTCAGATCCTCGTTATGGAAGTCCGCAAAAAAGCCATAAGGTCGTCTTTAATTACTTCCCAGAAGACTTTGATAGAATTCAGACGGGAAGCCGTCAGGACCAGGAGCCTTGTTGTGTTCCATTTGGAAAACAACATTTCTCACTTCAGCCATAGTGAATTCACTAGTGAGCATCTCATTATCCTCTTGGGTCACTTGTGGAATATCCTGAATTCGATCTTCCTCAAGTGTAATATCCGAAACATCCGGAGACCCGAATAGGTCCTTATAAAACTGAGTGGTATAGCTCTTAAGCTGGGCATCACCAATAACAACTCCTTGATCATTTTCAAGTTTATAAATATGTTGTTTTTGGTGTTTTCCGTTAGCTACTAGATGGAAGAATCTTGTATTATCATCTCCCTGTAGAAGTGTTTTCACCTTTGCTCGCTCATACCACTTAATTTCTTCCTCCCTCAAAAGAAGAACTAGCCTCTCTTTCAAATAGTGTTTAAAATTAACCTCTTGATCTGAAAGAGAGGTAATCTCAGCCTTCTTATCTAACTTCTCTAATAGAGCTAGaagtttcttcttttcttttctgtatGTTCCTGCCGTATGCTTGGCCCAGCCTCGAAGATGCTGTCTGAGCCTACGAATTTTATTCTGCCACCTCTCCAGAGGAGTACGTCCAGACGTTTCTGATTGCCAAATGCTTACAACCATTTCGTAGAAACCATCCCTAATCAACCATCCTCTCTCAAATTTAAAAGCGGACTTGTTAGAGTGGTGTGTGGATGCACTAGTATTAAGAATTAGAGGAGTGTGGTCTGAAATATTTCAATCTCTTGGTTCCACCGTCGATAGCGGGAACTTATCTGCCCAATCTGTAATATCAGAACTCTATCAAGCTTCTCAAAAGTCGGATTGTCACCAGGACCCGCCCATGTAAATTGGCGCCCAGACATAACAATCTCTTTGAGATCAAGAGATTCGATAACAGcattgaacaagtttggccattTGAAGTCAAACACCCCGGAGCTCTTATCTTCCGGCCTTCTCATAATATTGAAGTCCCCTCCAATTAAATACGGAAGAGTCTCCTTTGAGCATGTGTTTGCCAATTCGACCAAAAACTCCTGCTTGTTTTGATATTGTGCTGGGCCATACGCCGTATATAGCACAAATTTGAAACCATCGCTTTTGCATCGTAAGGTAAATTTCACATAGAAATCTCCCTCTGTAATGGCTCCAATATCAAAAACCTGCAGATCCACACCTAGTAGAATACCTCCAGATCGACCATGAGGGGCCATACTATGCCAAAGGAAGTCCCGGCCCGCACAGAGGTTCTTTAAAATACGATATGGAAAATCATCCCTACCAGTCTCGGAAAGAGCGATGAAACTGATTTGCTCTTCCTTAACCAAATCAGACAAAACCCTATGTTCAGCCAAGTTACCTAGACCTCTACTATTCCAAAAACCCCCTTTCATTTGATCACAAATTGGGAAGGGGTTTTTGGTTTTTTGGGACTTTGccatgtttaaaatttttggCAGTGTTAGACCTTTTCTTCCGATGGATCGGAGACAGATCGATAATGTGATCCGACTCCAGGTCTTGCAAGTTCTCATTTAGATTACCACAAGTGTGGCTGAGAACTGCATCAAGTCTAGCATCCCTTTCATCATCACTCTCATCTAGTAATTCAGTCGATTTTACATtacatttttttcttattaGCAAGAACCACCATCCTATCTATTTCTAGATTTTTAATTTTGACAGAAGAAGCTTTAACAATTTCATCAGTATGGCCTAATTTGAAGCCTACCCTACCAAGGTTTGAAATAGCATGCGAATCTGAAAAGCTGGTAAAAGATGTACCTGGTTCAAGGTTCTCTTTTGCAGCCACTCGTGAAGTTTTGTGTAGGGTGTGTTCATCCGCCTTGTCCTTATTCCTGACGCTCCTTCGGATTTTGGTGGTCTTGATCGGATCAGCTGCAGCAGGAGCTAAAGTGGGGATGACGTCAGGCGTCTGACCCCCACTCGCGAACGAAGAAGAGGCGGGGGTCGCCTAGCCCATCCGCGTGGTCGAAGAGGCGGTGAGCTCGTGGCCCCCACCCGGCGCTGAAGAGTGGACTGGGGGCCCATGGCTCCCACCCGCGGGCGAAGGGGTGGTAAGCGGCACTCCCTCTCCCGCCGAGAGTGGGGGGACCGCCCCTGCCGCAGTGTCTCCAATAGAAAGGTCCTAGTCGCCGTCCGCACGCAACAGGACAGCAACCAAGGAACCCTCCACCTCGCAAGGTACCTGCACCACAAAGCTAGAAGCAGCGACGGGAAGACTCCCATCACTAGAGTGTACAATAGTATCAACACCTCTCTCCTGGGGCCTTGTATGCAGCTGCTGAGAAGATTCCAACAAAGCCTGGAACCTCACAGACTCCTCCTCAGTTGGCGGGGAATAGGGTCTATCCTCGCCATTTGCCTCCACCATGACCTTAACACTGATTTCCTCCAGTAAACTCTCACAAGCTTTGTCAAGGACCTCATCAATTAGGGCGGCTTCTTGCTGAGAAAAACATGTGGTCTTTTTACCAGTTTGTTGATCATTAGGTGCCTCAGGCTATGGAGCTGCATCCTGAGGGGCATCTGACATGTGTTGATCACCATTACCATCCAAACCGCCTTGCGAACCATCATTTCATTCCGGTGTCAGCATCATCACCCAGTAAGTCATCATCCTCTGGGTTAAAAGGATCATCATCTACCACTTCCTCAACATTGAAGTAGACTCGATAGATGCTTCTATTGATGCTGATATCCGCCATTTTTGGAATCTCTTTGACGTCGAAAACAGCCACCAGAATACGAACCTCTCCAGTAAGACGAAGGTGATTCATATCCACCTTCTGAGTGGCATCGACCACTGACCCCACAGCCCAAAGGGGTAAAAAAGCACGGAGCGGAGTAGGAACATTCGTCACAGAAAGCCAAACTTGGTCCAGTACCTTGATGGGCTCGACCTCTGAATCGAATTCCTCGAAGATGAGAACTCCCTCCTTGTTCTTGGTAATGAAGGTGCGAATCGCAACCATACGATCCAGCTCAACCTTAGAAGGAAAGGGCACTAAGAAAGCCTTAACACCATGCTCCTGCACTGCCCAATCCCAGCGAACCGGAATAACCCTTGCCAACTCGGACTTAAGCAACTCAGCCGAGACTGCACCCTCCTCCACAGTGATCAGAGCGAAAACATTTGCACTTGCCATAGGAACAGTATGAAAAGGTCGAGCCGCCTGAATACAGAAGAAACCTAGCCCATCGGAAGTGGCTCCGCAATATGAAACGGATGGCTTAGGCCCTTTGAGCTGCGGGCACTTGCTAGTGTAGTGGTCCTCCGCGCAAATCGTGCAATCCAGCT from Panicum virgatum strain AP13 chromosome 7N, P.virgatum_v5, whole genome shotgun sequence includes the following:
- the LOC120681825 gene encoding protein MICRORCHIDIA 2-like isoform X1, with translation MPVAMTGGSSGGGGGRVLDCRSFWKAGAYEAPAAPSHEFQDALETGDFDRARVHPKFLHTNATSHKWAFGAIAELLDNAVDEINNGATFIKVDKSINSKDNSPMLVFQDNGGGMDPEGVRRCMSLGFSTKKSKNTIGQYGNGFKTSTMRLGADAIVFTHAIRGSLFSCSNVTLSIGLLSYTFLRRTMKDDIVVPMLDFKLQDGDIVPLVYGSQGDWDSSLKIILDWSPFSSKEELLQQFQDVGSHGTKVLVYNLWMNDDGLLELDFEDDDEDILLRDQGSASGGASKGQKEIVQQHISHRLRFSLRAYTSILYLKKFDNFRIILRGKPVEQIRITDELKFKKVVTYKPHAAHDSQVVSVKVDVGFAKEAPILGIFGMNVYNKNRLIMPFWKVLQEGSSRGRSVVGVLEANFIEPAHDKQDFERTPLFNRLETKLRQIIVDFWKEKCHLIGYQPMDPHLRSQYKATLKDSGGPAQVHHKASSARRTRGLSSNLLPETYDDIAAVGLANNGSHLQSSGQAEENNMESEGLDEDLVEFGSGVLDPNFIENLSEENIALFSRREELRQRDTQLKRKIGDLEHELEETKRKCGQLAAELKVRKNQLNLPSM
- the LOC120681825 gene encoding protein MICRORCHIDIA 2-like isoform X2; this translates as MPVAMTGGSSGGGGGRVLDCRSFWKAGAYEAPAAPSHEFQDALETGDFDRARVHPKFLHTNATSHKWAFGAIAELLDNAVDEINNGATFIKVDKSINSKDNSPMLVFQDNGGGMDPEGVRRCMSLGFSTKKSKNTIGQYGNGFKTSTMRLGADAIVFTHAIRGSNVTLSIGLLSYTFLRRTMKDDIVVPMLDFKLQDGDIVPLVYGSQGDWDSSLKIILDWSPFSSKEELLQQFQDVGSHGTKVLVYNLWMNDDGLLELDFEDDDEDILLRDQGSASGGASKGQKEIVQQHISHRLRFSLRAYTSILYLKKFDNFRIILRGKPVEQIRITDELKFKKVVTYKPHAAHDSQVVSVKVDVGFAKEAPILGIFGMNVYNKNRLIMPFWKVLQEGSSRGRSVVGVLEANFIEPAHDKQDFERTPLFNRLETKLRQIIVDFWKEKCHLIGYQPMDPHLRSQYKATLKDSGGPAQVHHKASSARRTRGLSSNLLPETYDDIAAVGLANNGSHLQSSGQAEENNMESEGLDEDLVEFGSGVLDPNFIENLSEENIALFSRREELRQRDTQLKRKIGDLEHELEETKRKCGQLAAELKVRKNQLNLPSM
- the LOC120683001 gene encoding uncharacterized protein LOC120683001 isoform X2; its protein translation is MPSGGPGGSQGNRGGRHGAPQPATIHTGNPNPHRGGGRGQGGRGRRRGASVVDEDQASGAALVDPAGDAAEPADRTQQAKQKRKRKEEANFKLDCTICAEDHYTSKCPQLKGPKPSVSYCGATSDGLGFFCIQAARPFHTVPMASANVFALITVEEGAVSAELLKSELARVIPVRWDWAVQEHGVKAFLVPFPSKVELDRMVAIRTFITKNKEGVLIFEEFDSEVEPIKVLDQVWLSVTNVPTPLRAFLPLWAVGSVVDATQKVDMNHLRLTGEVRILVAVFDVKEIPKMADISINRSIYRVYFNVEEVVDDDPFNPEDDDLLGDDADTGMK